The following coding sequences lie in one Cannabis sativa cultivar Pink pepper isolate KNU-18-1 chromosome 5, ASM2916894v1, whole genome shotgun sequence genomic window:
- the LOC133038352 gene encoding protein FAR1-RELATED SEQUENCE 5-like produces MEAESQAENMNEEQTYEWESITAELNITKPVNEIQICDVLGKSLDKLGKWEAFYEMYAKRMGFGTRKDDVRRSHGVIVMRRWVCCSEGYKRITITERQRKKRPHDVTRTGCQAALRILLTQPSNTWKCKEFSTIHNHDLASSSEVQFLRSYRVVSDGLLAQVRLMNSVGIKTANIMSHVALQSGGYERMPCQLRDVYNRVVGAKREENIETDSEGALGFLDCLAERDPNFFVVYQVDEENRLANLFWADGNSRVDYVAFGDVLGFDTTYMKNEYNKPLTVLIGVNHHFNTCIFGFALLLHEKLPSYSWLLQKFLECHGDTKPNVVVTDQDVAIKQAIMEHMPDVTHRLCVWHLNTNASKKVKDPIFLKRFKDLMYNYYEEEDFEARWLDVVETQQLTDNEWCQTTFDTRKQWVETYLRGSFVAGMRTTQRCESINSALKKILEKNYCLREFVTTIDMTVSKLRHNETANDFKSRCTRPHPPNPTCLTTYYNQCAEFYTRTMYHKVVEQLDLENNYCVISQEQEGEWQIYTIGKFQHPVVQYRVHYCEGQRALHCSCMLYESQGYPCRHLWDTKKRLNMRRIPNTLLMK; encoded by the coding sequence ATGGAGGCCGAGTCTCAAGCAGAGAACATGAATGAGGAACAAACCTACGAATGGGAAAGCATAACAGCAGAGCTAAACATCACAAAACCAGTGAATGAGATTCAAATATGTGACGTCCTAGGCAAGAGTCTCGACAAACTGGGAAAATGGGAAGCATTCTACGAAATGTACGCGAAACGGATGGGTTTCGGCACAAGAAAAGATGATGTACGACGTTCTCACGGAGTCATTGTAATGCGCAGGTGGGTTTGTTGTTCCGAGGGTTACAAAAGAATCACAATAACGGAAagacaaagaaaaaagagaCCTCATGATGTCACTAGAACCGGATGTCAGGCAGCATTACGTATTTTACTCACACAACCGTCTAACACTTGGAAATGCAAAGAGTTCAGCACAATACACAATCACGACCTCGCTTCATCAAGTGAGGTACAATTTTTAAGATCATACCGAGTAGTGTCCGATGGCTTGCTTGCCCAAGTTAGGTTGATGAACTCCGTTGGAATTAAAACTGCCAACATAATGTCTCatgttgctttgcaaagtggagGTTACGAGAGAATGCCATGTCAACTTCGAGATGTCTACAACAGGGTTGTTGGTGCCAAGCGAGAAGAAAATATAGAGACGGACTCGGAAGGAGCGTTGGGATTTCTTGATTGTCTCGCAGAGAGGGATCCAAATTTCTTCGTTGTATATCAGGTGGACGAGGAGAATCGATTGGCTAACTTATTTTGGGCAGATGGAAACTCACGTGTCGACTATGTGGCTTTTGGGGATGTACTAGGGTTTGATACCACCTACATGAAAAATGAGTACAATAAGCCTCTCACTGTTCTCATTGGCGTAAACCACCATTTTAACACATGCATCTTCGGGTTCGCTCTCCTCCTCCACGAGAAGCTTCCATCCTATAGTTGGCTACTTCAAAAATTTCTCGAATGCCATGGAGATACGAAGCCAAATGTTGTAGTTACTGACCAAGATGTGGCCATAAAACAGGCCATCATGGAACACATGCCTGATGTTACACACCGTCTATGTGTTTGGCATCTCAATACAAATGCTTCCAAAAAGGTTAAAGATCCGATCTTCTTGAAAAGATTTAAAGATCTAATGTACAACTACTACGAGGAGGAGGATTTTGAAGCAAGATGGTTAGACGTCGTCGAAACCCAACAACTAACAGATAATGAATGGTGCCAAACAACATTCGACACAAGAAAACAGTGGGTAGAAACTTATTTAAGGGGTTCATTCGTTGCAGGAATGAGAACCACACAACGTTGCGAATCGATCAACTCAGccctaaaaaaaattttagAGAAGAATTATTGCCTGCGTGAATTTGTAACAACCATAGATATGACAGTCTCAAAGCTTAGACACAACGAGACTGCAAATGACTTCAAAAGCAGATGCACTCGACCTCACCCACCTAATCCTACATGCTTGACCACGTACTACAACCAATGTGctgaattctacacaagaaCTATGTACCACAAGGTTGTTGAGCAGCTTGATTTAGAGAATAATTATTGTGTCATAAGTCAGGAGCAAGAAGGAGAGTGGCAGATATACACCATTGGAAAGTTTCAGCATCCGGTAGTCCAATACCGAGTTCATTACTGTGAAGGCCAACGAGCACTACACTGTAGCTGCATGCTATATGAAAGTCAGGGGTACCCTTGTAGACATTTATGGGATACAAAGAAAAGATTAAACATGAGAAGAATACCTAATACTCTTCTCATGAAGTGA